The proteins below come from a single Poecilia reticulata strain Guanapo linkage group LG5, Guppy_female_1.0+MT, whole genome shotgun sequence genomic window:
- the tmf1 gene encoding TATA element modulatory factor, with protein sequence MSWFNASHLSSFAKQALTTAQKSIDRVLDIKEEDQWGDTVVMPYNDTTSPGKVSVSGGWGMTQWEAPAEEKATTPPLNSEAITTPVTRTVVDESENFFSAFLSPGDVPVTKAKVVSVPPAKSQRRTQETEKKSQGALLQIQSEDGIAEPTDPVEQSVESQTAADGQPDEANSSPAAPYSDAILLQPVSPVTSPGDHPFTPDCVKTDAESVPSESKAEPEPEDPPQQQVETDSPNSSESPPPSEAKSSPPVDPATPTSTKEVLPGQKDSKPEDRQNDTPSPPVSAFSSGTSTTSDIEVLDHESVQSESSASSRQETGESKSGLHLMQGSFQLLTASTCGDFARLEDYHKLTESCGSSSDAFERIDSFSVQSLDSRSVSEVNSDDEIPGSQTLASVTAGPAPPTETCPKQEDGAEENDGEEIDGKEEGYAETGKEQSLDEMEESGRSATPVNSEQPDELCAGVDDDAMFGSTCSAEENSTPPITEEMKSVSPAQILELQKAIDDLSSRLEKRESQLLAVSKDKARLEEECDNLKDEVMSLKEESSTVQSLKDEFTQRIADAERKAQLACKERDIARKEIKGLREELSTRLNSSDTMELIREKEEQIRGLLEEGEKLSKQQLQHSNIIKKLRVKEKECDGRITKQQKKIKEQEEELRHLQQVLDGKEEVEKQHRENIKKLNSVVEHQEKELSRLQTDDEELQEKNRSLQAALDSSYKELAELHKAHASRASEAQEAALSREIQAKEQLSLALEKAQEEARIQQEALANQVADLRIALQRTEQQQARKEDYLREEISELQQRLQEAENRNQELSQSVTSATRPLLRQIENLQASLGGQTASWEKLEKNISDRLADAQTQLAVAVEKERSAAEELLSIKSQLASLESQNSLLRQEKARVLAQLEAEKSKREKLEDESSREHAELTNLKGEHSRMLEEAKKEKLLLTNQLEMEKMKVEQEKKKCYLAQEALKEKERKAVTHSIGEPPAASTPSLSRSSSVSGMENAGLHISVLSQDDCLDHSMGAMTMSMSMSGTNLYEAARLSGGSSIIENLQSQLKLREGEMAQLQLEIASLERSRSVMAEELVRLTNQNDEMQEKVKDIPKLKIQLKDLEQRHNTILQMYGEKAEEAEELRLDLEDVKNMYKTQIDELLKNQK encoded by the exons ATGAGTTGGTTCAACGCGTCTCACCTGTCCAGTTTCGCTAAACAAGCATTAACGACAGCGCAGAAGTCGATTGACCGAGTTCTGGACATCAAAGAAGAGGACCAATGGGGTGACACGGTTGTAATGCCTTATAACG ACACAACGTCTCCTGGGAAGGTTTCCGTGAGTGGTGGATGGGGTATGACTCAGTGGGAAGCCCCCGCTGAAGAAAAGGCCACCACTCCTCCTCTCAACTCCGAGGCCATCACTACGCCCGTCACTCGCACAGTTGTGGATGAATCCGAAAACTTTTTCAGTGCCTTTCTGTCACCAGGAGATGTTCCAGTGACCAAAGCGAAAGTTGTGTCTGTACCCCCTGCAAAGTCTCAAAGACGAACTCAAGAGACGGAGAAGAAAAGCCAAGGAGCTTTGCTGCAGATCCAAAGTGAGGATGGGATTGCAGAGCCAACAGACCCTGTAGAGCAGAGCGTTGAGAGTCAGACAGCGGCCGACGGCCAGCCGGATGAGGCCAATTCCTCACCAGCAGCGCCTTACTCTGATGCCATCCTCCTCCAGCCAGTTTCTCCAGTTACCTCCCCTGGTGACCACCCTTTCACTCCTGACTGTGTGAAAACGGATGCTGAGTCGGTTCCATCAGAATCCAAAgcggaaccggaaccagaagATCCACCCCAACAACAGGTAGAGACGGATTCCCCAAACTCCTCTGagtctcctcctccttctgaaGCTAAAAGCTCTCCCCCGGTGGATCCCGCAACCCCCACGTCCACCAAGGAAGTTCTCCCAGGTCAAAAAGACTCCAAACCAGAGGACCGTCAGAACGACACGCCCTCTCCTCCGGTCAGCGCTTTCTCCTCAGGAACTTCCACCACAAGTGACATTGAAGTGCTCGACCACGAGAGCGTGCAGAGCGAAAGCTCTGCCAGCTCCAGGCAAGAAACCGGCGAGAGCAAATCCGGGCTTCACCTGATGCAGGGCTCCTTCCAGCTCCTCACTGCCTCCACCTGCGGGGATTTCGCTCGACTGGAAGACTACCACAAACTTACGGAGAGCTGCGGCTCCTCCTCGGACGCGTTCGAGCGCATCGATTCGTTCAGCGTGCAGTCACTGGACAGCCGGAGTGTCAGCGAGGTGAACTCGGACGACGAGATCCCCGGCAGCCAGACTCTGGCCTCCGTCACGGCGGGACCCGCTCCCCCGACGGAGACATGTCCGAAGCAGGAGGACGGAGCGGAGGAGAATGATGGTGAGGAGATCGACGGCAAGGAGGAGGGATACGCCGAGACGGGGAAGGAGCAGTCGCTGGACGAGATGGAGGAAAGCGGACGGAGCGCGACTCCTGTAAACAGCGAGCAGCCAGACGAGTTGTGCGCTGGTGTTGATGACGACGCGATGTTTGGTTCTACCTGCAGCGCAGAAGAAAATAGCACTCCACCAATCACAGAAGAGATGAAAAGTGTCTCACCTGCCCAGATACTGGAGCTGCAAAAG GCCATCGACGATCTGTCAAGCCGCCTTGAGAAAAGAGAGTCTCAGCTGCTGGCTGTTAGCAAAGACAAGGCCAGGCTGGAGGAGGAGTGCGACAATTTAAAAGA TGAAGTGATGAGCCTGAAGGAGGAGAGCTCCACTGTGCAGTCCCTGAAAGACGAGTTCACTCAGCGCATAGCGGACGCAGAAAGAAAGGCTCAGCTGGCCTGCAAGGAGAGAGACATCGCCAGAAAG GAGATCAAAGGCTTGCGAGAAGAGCTTAGTACAAGACTGAACTCGAGTGATACGATGGAGCTCATCCGAGAGAAGGAGGAGCAGATCAGAGGTCTGCTGGAAGAAG GTGAAAAACTGTCGAAACAGCAGCTGCAACACAGTAACATCATCAAGAAACTGCGTGTGAAGGAAAAAGAGTGTGACGGCAGGATTACcaagcagcaaaagaaaatcaaggagcaagaggaggagctgaggcATCTGCAGCAG GTTCTAGATGggaaggaggaggtggagaagcagcacagagagaacatCAAGAAGCTGAACAGTGTGGTGGAGCATCAGGAGAAGGAGCTGAGCAGGCTGCAGACGGATGACGAGGAATTGCAGGAGAAAAACAGGAGCCTCCAAGCTGCCCTGGACAGCTCttataa GGAACTGGCAGAGCTTCACAAGGCTCACGCTAGCAGAGCGAGTGAGGCCCAAGAGGCGGCTCTAAGCAGGGAAATCCAGGCCAAGGAGCAGCTGAGTTTAGCTCTTGAGAAGGCTCAGGAGGAGGCCAGGATCCAGCAGGAGGCTCTTGCCAACCAG GTGGCTGACCTGAGGATAGCTCTGCAGAGGACGGAGCAACAGCAGGCCAGGAAAGAAGATTATTTGAGGGAGGAGATCAGTGAGCTTCAGCAG AGACTGCAGGAGGCAGAGAACAGGAACCAGGAGCTCAGCCAGAGCGTCACCTCAGCAACGCGGCCTCTGCTGCGACAAATCGAGAACCTACAAGCCTCGCTGGGCGGACAAACCGCGTCCTGGGAGAAACTGGAGAAGAACATTTCCGACAGGCTAG CGGACGCCCAGACTCAGCTGGCTGTCGCCGTGGAGAAGGAGCGATCGGCGGCAGAGGAACTGTTATCCATCAAGTCCCAGCTGGCTTCGTTGGAATCCCAGAATTCCTTGCTCCGACAGGAAAAAGCCAGAGTCTTGGCTCAGCTTGAGGCGGAGAAAAGCAAGAGGGAGAAACTGGAGGACGAGAGCAGCAG GGAGCATGCAGAGCTGACAAATCTGAAAGGAGAACACAGTCGGATGCTAGAAGAGGCCAAGAAAGAAAAG CTACTGCTGACCAACCAGCTAGAGATGGAAAAGATGAAGGTGgagcaagagaagaagaaatgctATCTCGCACAAGAAGCACTAAAGGAAAAG GAGCGTAAAGCTGTAACACACTCTATTGGAGAGCCGCCAGCGGCTTCCACGCCGTCCTTGTCCCGCTCCAGCTCCGTCAGCGGGATGGAAAACGCTGGGCTGCACATCTCTGTTCTGTCGCAG GATGACTGTTTGGACCACTCGATGGGAGCAATGACCATGTCGATGTCGATGAGCGGAACCAACTTGTACGAGGCAGCCAGGCTGTCTGGAGGCTCCAGCATCATAGAGAACCTCCAGTCCCAGCTTAAACTGAGAGAAGGAGAGATGGCTCAGTTGCAG CTCGAGATCGCCAGTTTGGAGAGAAGTCGCTCAGTGATGGCAGAGGAGCTGGTTCGGCTCACGAATCAAAACGATGAGATGCAGGAGAAAGTGAAGGACATCCCAAAGTTGAAAATTCAACTCAAG GATCTGGAGCAGAGACACAACACCATCCTGCAGATGTACGGAGAAAAGGCTGAGGAAGCGGAGGAACTGAGACTGGATCTCGAAGATgtcaaaaatatgtataaaactcAGATTGATGAATTACTAAAGAATCAGAAATAA